A genomic window from Providencia alcalifaciens includes:
- a CDS encoding AraC family transcriptional regulator: MLSNSWPYVPAPQIENQLCSSERLLFSSADPEEIKSMVGRVMKPHQFQLLNPHQRLDARMHYIPMGDISLSRLRYGADVAITPGQLEDFFLVQMPLSGSAIIESGGKTIESTPQMASLLSPEESTVMRWNSDNDQFMLRISRSLLERTLVGQLGHTLEKPLVFELGFAWQSCIAWRTLMNYLVECATRTPDLLQHKLITTQVEQLVSVTLLSTHQHNYLEDSGMRRATIRPRHVRRVQEYLEAHAHEPITVEQLAHIAGVSLRSLYAGFKEFLDISPMQYLRDLRMERVRAELMSGEATSVTGVALRWGFAHMGRFSAEYKQRYGESPSQSMKKA, from the coding sequence ATGTTGAGCAATTCATGGCCTTACGTACCTGCACCTCAGATAGAGAACCAACTCTGTTCTTCTGAGCGATTATTATTCAGTTCAGCTGATCCTGAAGAGATCAAATCCATGGTGGGACGCGTGATGAAACCCCATCAATTTCAGCTACTTAACCCGCATCAGCGTCTTGATGCTCGCATGCATTACATTCCAATGGGGGATATTTCCCTCAGCCGGCTACGCTATGGGGCAGATGTGGCTATCACCCCCGGGCAATTGGAAGATTTTTTTCTGGTGCAAATGCCATTATCAGGCAGTGCAATTATCGAAAGCGGCGGGAAAACTATAGAATCCACACCGCAGATGGCTTCTTTGCTTAGCCCAGAAGAGTCCACGGTGATGCGTTGGAATAGTGACAATGACCAATTTATGCTGCGAATTTCTCGTTCTTTATTAGAGCGTACGTTGGTTGGACAGCTTGGGCATACCTTAGAGAAACCGTTAGTTTTTGAATTGGGGTTTGCTTGGCAGTCTTGCATTGCATGGCGTACGTTGATGAATTATTTGGTTGAATGCGCTACACGTACACCTGATTTACTGCAGCATAAACTGATCACCACCCAAGTAGAGCAATTAGTTTCTGTCACTCTATTATCCACCCACCAGCATAATTATTTGGAAGATTCCGGTATGCGTCGTGCCACTATTCGTCCACGCCATGTTCGCCGCGTTCAAGAATATCTTGAAGCTCACGCCCACGAACCTATCACGGTAGAACAACTCGCCCATATTGCTGGGGTGAGTTTGCGCAGCTTATATGCCGGTTTTAAAGAGTTTTTAGATATTAGTCCGATGCAATATTTACGTGATTTGCGTATGGAGCGAGTTAGAGCCGAATTGATGTCAGGGGAAGCCACCAGCGTGACTGGCGTGGCATTGCGTTGGGGATTCGCCCACATGGGACGGTTTAGCGCAGAATACAAACAACGTTACGGAGAAAGCCCCAGCCAAAGTATGAAAAAAGCGTAA